The Sphingopyxis fribergensis genome contains a region encoding:
- the arr gene encoding NAD(+)--rifampin ADP-ribosyltransferase: MTDSPAPVGPDAGATFYHGTRADLKPGDLLGVGWGSNYQAAPMSWIYFSAALESAIWGCELAAGSGRERIYIVRPTGDWFDDPNLTDKKFPGNPTRSYRSRWPLRIVGEVESWTPHAPEVLQAMKDNLARLQAEGAPIID, translated from the coding sequence ATGACCGACAGCCCCGCCCCCGTGGGCCCGGACGCGGGCGCGACCTTCTACCACGGCACCCGCGCCGACCTGAAACCCGGCGACCTGCTTGGCGTCGGCTGGGGCAGCAATTACCAGGCCGCGCCGATGTCGTGGATCTATTTCTCCGCCGCGCTCGAGTCCGCGATATGGGGCTGCGAGCTGGCGGCGGGTTCGGGGCGCGAGCGCATCTATATCGTTCGGCCGACCGGCGACTGGTTCGACGACCCCAACCTCACCGACAAGAAATTCCCCGGCAACCCGACGCGCAGCTATCGCAGCCGGTGGCCGCTGCGCATCGTCGGCGAGGTCGAAAGCTGGACCCCGCATGCGCCCGAAGTGCTGCAGGCGATGAAGGACAATCTGGCGCGGCTTCAGGCCGAGGGCGCGCCGATCATCGACTGA
- a CDS encoding glycine zipper 2TM domain-containing protein, protein MSMNKLMILPLAAVTALAGGCASNGAYGGIGAGAGYDDGGYGYYDRDTYSRYGNYDYDRPDPRHGGYYADQYYRSDRRYKERRLSSNDRVYRGRDGKFYCRRNDGSTGLIVGGLAGGVAGNVIAPGDSKTLGTIIGAIGGAVAGRAIERSGNKDDVRCR, encoded by the coding sequence ATGTCGATGAACAAGCTGATGATCCTGCCCCTTGCCGCCGTTACCGCGCTCGCGGGCGGCTGCGCCTCGAACGGCGCGTATGGCGGTATCGGCGCCGGTGCCGGTTATGACGATGGCGGCTATGGCTATTATGACCGTGATACCTACAGCCGCTATGGCAATTATGATTATGACCGCCCCGACCCGCGCCACGGCGGCTATTATGCCGACCAATATTATCGCAGCGACCGCCGTTACAAGGAACGCCGCCTGTCGTCGAACGACCGCGTCTATCGCGGCCGCGACGGCAAATTTTACTGCCGCCGCAACGACGGCTCGACCGGGCTGATCGTCGGCGGCCTCGCCGGCGGCGTCGCGGGCAATGTCATCGCGCCCGGCGATTCGAAAACGCTCGGCACCATCATTGGCGCGATCGGCGGCGCGGTCGCCGGCCGCGCGATCGAACGCAGCGGCAACAAGGATGATGTGCGCTGCCGCTAA
- a CDS encoding 2'-5' RNA ligase family protein, with protein MRARNPLYVMAKPPPEVQAQIAALPRNDPSRGPDLLHVTLISLYDLHHVPPEWLPATVAALDSFVAAPFPLAFDRIENRKAVTLRTRDPLAEARAFQKALVDHLLREKAPIMDGTTPEPHITINYRGDRLGTQTLGKKMPPIGWTVDEIILTESIVGKTTHVEHGRWPLSGGTS; from the coding sequence ATGCGCGCCCGAAACCCCCTCTACGTCATGGCCAAGCCGCCGCCGGAGGTGCAGGCGCAGATCGCCGCGCTGCCGCGCAACGATCCTTCGCGCGGCCCCGACCTGCTCCATGTCACGCTCATCTCGCTCTACGACCTGCACCATGTGCCGCCCGAGTGGCTGCCCGCGACCGTCGCCGCGCTGGACAGCTTCGTCGCGGCGCCCTTCCCGCTCGCCTTCGACCGGATCGAGAACCGCAAGGCGGTGACGCTGCGCACGCGCGACCCGCTGGCCGAGGCGCGGGCGTTTCAGAAGGCGCTGGTGGACCATCTGCTGCGCGAGAAAGCGCCGATCATGGACGGCACCACGCCCGAACCGCATATCACGATCAACTATCGCGGCGACCGCCTGGGCACGCAAACTCTGGGCAAAAAGATGCCGCCGATCGGCTGGACGGTCGATGAGATCATCCTCACCGAAAGCATCGTCGGCAAGACCACCCATGTCGAACACGGCCGCTGGCCGCTGAGCGGGGGCACTTCCTGA
- a CDS encoding Fic family protein, with product MEQNGFGEAATGTLVPTIGGRKAFVPQKLPPALDLNPVAEQLSAASQAIGELRGIGRGMANPMLLIRPLQRREAVSSSGMEGTYTTLSDLFLFEAGAGDAGKREDNREVFNYVMGLETAIGQLDELPISSRLLRNAHRMLLEGVAKHRGAAVDAGELKRDQNWIGGTGRIETARFIPPPPREAADALDDLAKFINRPDRGGIPPLIDAALAHYQFETIHPFADGNGRVGRMLITLILIQSDILRQPLLYMSPWLERHKDRYIDLMYEVSRKGEWLAWISFFLEAVTESALGTIRVVERLQDLQTRYRERFQKARQSALLPRIIDLAFEQPAMTITDIAAKIGVTYQAAANNVAVLVGAGVASEIGSHPKVIVFDEILEALRVE from the coding sequence ATGGAGCAAAACGGGTTTGGCGAAGCGGCAACGGGCACGCTCGTTCCGACGATCGGTGGGCGCAAGGCGTTTGTGCCGCAGAAATTGCCGCCCGCGCTGGATTTGAATCCGGTGGCAGAGCAGCTTTCGGCCGCCTCGCAAGCTATCGGCGAATTGCGCGGGATCGGTCGGGGGATGGCGAACCCGATGCTGCTCATTCGCCCCTTGCAGCGGCGCGAGGCGGTTTCTTCGTCGGGTATGGAGGGCACCTATACCACGCTGTCCGATCTCTTCCTGTTCGAGGCCGGGGCAGGCGATGCCGGAAAGCGCGAGGATAACCGTGAGGTCTTTAATTATGTGATGGGGCTGGAGACAGCGATCGGTCAGCTCGACGAGCTGCCGATTTCCAGTCGGCTGCTGCGCAATGCGCACCGCATGCTGTTGGAGGGCGTCGCCAAGCATCGCGGCGCGGCGGTCGATGCGGGCGAGTTGAAGCGCGACCAGAACTGGATCGGCGGGACGGGGCGGATCGAAACGGCGCGCTTCATTCCGCCGCCGCCGCGCGAAGCCGCCGATGCGCTGGACGATCTGGCCAAATTCATCAATCGGCCGGATCGCGGCGGCATCCCGCCGCTGATCGACGCGGCGCTGGCGCATTATCAGTTCGAGACGATCCATCCCTTTGCCGATGGCAATGGGCGCGTGGGGCGGATGCTGATCACGCTGATCCTGATCCAGAGCGACATCTTGCGGCAGCCGTTGCTCTATATGTCGCCGTGGCTGGAGCGGCATAAGGATCGCTATATCGACCTGATGTACGAGGTGTCGCGCAAGGGCGAATGGCTGGCGTGGATAAGCTTTTTTCTGGAGGCGGTGACCGAATCGGCGCTCGGCACGATCCGCGTTGTCGAACGGCTCCAGGATTTGCAGACGCGCTATCGCGAGCGGTTCCAGAAGGCGCGCCAATCGGCACTGTTGCCACGCATCATCGATCTGGCGTTCGAGCAGCCCGCAATGACGATCACCGACATCGCGGCGAAGATCGGCGTGACCTATCAGGCGGCGGCGAACAATGTGGCGGTGCTGGTGGGAGCGGGCGTCGCGAGCGAGATCGGGAGCCATCCGAAGGTGATCGTCTTTGACGAGATATTGGAGGCGCTCAGGGTGGAGTGA
- a CDS encoding DNA-processing protein DprA: MKQDLPPLVEINLDDRHYPERLKIVLGKNAPKRLFFRGNINLLDEHAISFCGARNVSEKGIEAATLCARTATKNHFVVTSGNARGVDRATHREALAEGGATILVIPEGMDHFRIAPELRDVWDWHRVLVISQFDSNAIWRAYHAMDRNKTIMALSCAMIVVEAGEKGGTRAAGEDALRLHIPLFAVDYGFDETVAPGNRELIKKGAKPLKRSKETGEPNLNRLLYDAEVFCADVRSRKFVNAQEVQPKFL, translated from the coding sequence ATGAAGCAAGACTTGCCTCCGCTAGTCGAAATCAACCTTGATGATCGACACTATCCCGAACGATTGAAAATCGTGCTCGGCAAGAACGCACCCAAGCGCCTTTTTTTTCGTGGAAATATCAACTTGCTCGACGAACACGCGATAAGCTTCTGCGGTGCTCGGAACGTGTCGGAAAAAGGCATCGAGGCTGCGACGCTTTGCGCCCGCACCGCGACTAAAAACCACTTCGTCGTCACGTCCGGGAATGCGAGAGGTGTAGACCGAGCAACTCACCGCGAAGCACTCGCAGAAGGCGGCGCGACAATCCTCGTAATACCCGAAGGCATGGATCATTTTCGGATTGCCCCGGAACTTAGGGACGTTTGGGATTGGCACCGAGTGCTTGTTATCAGCCAATTCGATTCTAACGCAATCTGGCGTGCATATCATGCGATGGATCGTAATAAGACTATTATGGCGCTGTCGTGCGCAATGATAGTGGTGGAAGCGGGCGAAAAGGGCGGCACGAGAGCAGCGGGAGAAGACGCGCTCCGCCTGCATATCCCTCTATTTGCGGTGGACTATGGTTTCGATGAGACTGTTGCCCCCGGCAATCGCGAACTTATCAAGAAGGGTGCTAAACCGCTGAAGCGATCAAAGGAGACGGGTGAACCTAACTTGAACCGTCTTCTTTATGATGCTGAAGTTTTTTGCGCAGATGTCCGATCACGCAAATTCGTGAACGCGCAAGAGGTGCAGCCCAAGTTTCTTTAA
- the thiC gene encoding phosphomethylpyrimidine synthase ThiC yields the protein MADIDSKFESATPIGVTTGPIRGSRKIHVATQTGSGIRVAMREIDLDPHSGEPPVRVYDTSGPYTDANATIDINAGLPEIRADWIRNRGDVQEVTQREVKPEDNGQLGPDRSGGVPAFPNVRRQVLRAKPGANVSQMHYARRGIITPEMEYVAERENLGRARLSEYKRDGESFGASIPDYVTPEFVRDEVARGRAIIPSNINHPESEPMAIGRNFLVKINANIGNSAVASDVAAEVDKMVWSIRWGADTVMDLSTGRNIHDTREWIIRNSPVPIGTVPIYQALEKVGGVAEDLTWEIFADTLIEQAEQGVDYFTIHAGVRLPYVPLAAKRMTGIVSRGGSIMAKWCLAHHKESFLYERFDEITEIMKAYDVAYSLGDGLRPGSIYDANDEAQFAELYTLGELTKRAWAQDVQVMIEGPGHVPMHKIKENMEKQLEACGEAPFYTLGPLTTDIAPGYDHITSGIGAAQIGWYGTAMLCYVTPKEHLGLPDRDDVKVGVVTYKLAAHAADLAKGHPAAQVRDDALSKARFEFRWRDQFNLSLDPDTAEQYHDQTLPAEGAKTAHFCSMCGPKFCSMKISQEVREFAAKQNQPAENFIAAEEAEKLVPSEVEAGMAEMSELFKETGSELYMGAGGREHD from the coding sequence ATGGCCGACATCGACTCGAAGTTCGAATCCGCAACCCCAATCGGCGTCACCACCGGCCCGATCCGCGGCAGCCGCAAGATCCATGTCGCGACGCAGACCGGCAGCGGCATCCGCGTCGCGATGCGCGAGATCGACCTCGACCCGCATTCGGGCGAGCCTCCCGTCCGCGTCTATGACACCAGCGGCCCCTACACCGACGCCAATGCGACGATCGACATCAACGCCGGCCTCCCCGAGATCCGCGCCGACTGGATCCGCAATCGCGGCGACGTTCAGGAGGTCACCCAGCGCGAAGTAAAGCCCGAGGATAACGGCCAGCTCGGCCCGGACCGCAGCGGCGGCGTCCCCGCCTTCCCCAACGTCCGCCGCCAGGTCCTCCGCGCCAAACCCGGCGCGAACGTCAGCCAGATGCACTACGCCCGCCGCGGCATCATCACGCCCGAGATGGAATATGTCGCCGAGCGCGAAAATCTCGGCCGCGCCCGCCTGTCCGAGTACAAGCGCGACGGCGAAAGCTTCGGCGCCAGCATCCCCGATTATGTCACCCCCGAATTCGTCCGCGACGAGGTCGCCCGCGGCCGCGCGATCATCCCCAGCAACATCAACCACCCTGAAAGCGAGCCGATGGCGATCGGCCGCAACTTCCTCGTCAAGATCAACGCCAATATCGGCAACAGCGCGGTCGCCAGCGACGTCGCGGCCGAGGTCGACAAGATGGTCTGGTCGATCCGCTGGGGCGCCGACACCGTCATGGACCTGTCGACCGGCCGCAACATCCACGACACGCGCGAATGGATCATCCGCAATTCGCCCGTCCCGATCGGCACCGTCCCCATCTATCAGGCGCTCGAAAAGGTCGGCGGCGTCGCCGAGGATCTGACCTGGGAAATCTTCGCCGACACGCTGATCGAGCAAGCCGAACAGGGCGTCGACTATTTCACCATCCACGCCGGGGTCCGCCTGCCCTACGTCCCCCTCGCGGCCAAGCGCATGACCGGCATCGTGTCGCGCGGCGGCAGCATCATGGCGAAATGGTGCCTCGCGCATCACAAGGAAAGCTTCCTCTACGAACGCTTCGACGAGATTACCGAGATCATGAAGGCCTATGACGTCGCCTACAGCCTTGGCGATGGCCTCCGCCCCGGCAGCATCTACGACGCGAACGACGAGGCGCAGTTCGCCGAGCTCTACACGCTGGGCGAGCTCACCAAGCGCGCCTGGGCGCAGGATGTGCAGGTGATGATCGAGGGTCCGGGCCACGTCCCGATGCACAAGATCAAGGAGAATATGGAAAAGCAGCTCGAGGCGTGCGGCGAAGCGCCCTTCTACACCCTCGGGCCGCTCACCACCGACATCGCGCCCGGCTACGACCATATCACCAGCGGCATCGGCGCTGCGCAGATCGGCTGGTACGGCACCGCGATGCTTTGCTACGTCACGCCCAAGGAGCATCTGGGCCTGCCCGACCGCGACGATGTGAAGGTCGGCGTCGTCACCTACAAGCTCGCCGCCCACGCCGCCGACCTCGCCAAGGGCCACCCCGCCGCGCAGGTCCGCGACGACGCGCTATCGAAAGCCCGCTTCGAATTCCGCTGGCGCGACCAGTTCAACCTGTCGCTCGACCCCGACACGGCGGAGCAATATCACGACCAGACCTTGCCGGCCGAAGGCGCCAAGACCGCCCATTTCTGCAGCATGTGCGGCCCCAAATTCTGCTCGATGAAGATCAGTCAGGAAGTGCGCGAGTTCGCGGCGAAGCAGAACCAGCCCGCCGAAAACTTCATCGCCGCCGAGGAAGCCGAAAAGCTTGTGCCGAGCGAAGTCGAGGCAGGCATGGCCGAGATGAGCGAGCTGTTTAAGGAAACGGGGAGCGAGCTTTATATGGGGGCTGGTGGCAGGGAGCATGATTGA
- a CDS encoding DUF6265 family protein — translation MRMIAATLALLLVAASPAATVDDLGWLAGDWVSEADGRWTDEGWAAPRGGMMIGYSRSGRGDVLREFEFLRIAAGEDGGLAYLAQPQGRAPVAFPLVRHDKASATFENAAHDYPQRIAYARSGDTLTATISAIDGSKPRTWTYRRR, via the coding sequence ATGCGGATGATCGCGGCAACTTTGGCGCTCCTGCTCGTCGCGGCGAGCCCGGCGGCGACGGTCGACGATCTCGGCTGGCTCGCGGGCGATTGGGTGAGCGAGGCCGACGGGCGCTGGACCGACGAGGGCTGGGCGGCGCCGCGCGGCGGCATGATGATCGGGTATAGCCGGTCGGGGCGCGGCGATGTGCTGCGCGAGTTCGAGTTTTTGCGGATCGCGGCGGGGGAGGATGGCGGGCTCGCTTATCTGGCGCAACCGCAGGGGCGGGCGCCGGTGGCGTTTCCGCTGGTGCGGCATGACAAGGCCAGCGCGACCTTCGAGAATGCGGCGCATGATTATCCGCAGCGTATCGCCTATGCCCGCAGCGGCGACACGCTGACCGCGACGATCTCGGCGATCGATGGGTCGAAGCCGCGGACGTGGACCTATCGGCGGCGCTGA
- a CDS encoding helix-turn-helix transcriptional regulator yields MDKTGRLFAIIDGLRRRRRPVTAEVLAEEQGVSVRTLYRDIQALIALGAPIEGAAGVGYMLRPGFFLPPLMFTADELEALVLGARWVEGRQDGALSRAAGVALAKIAAASPDPLKQRIDEAGLWPVNSRWRESNAPLLATVRDAMRAEKTLHIDYADERGAASERAIWPAALAYYEEKQIIAAWCLLRQDFRSFRIDRIAAARIGDEGFGRRRAVLMADWWRHSGLDAAS; encoded by the coding sequence ATGGACAAGACGGGGCGATTGTTCGCGATCATCGACGGTCTGCGCCGGCGGCGGCGGCCGGTGACGGCGGAGGTGCTGGCCGAGGAGCAGGGCGTGTCGGTGCGCACGCTCTATCGCGACATCCAGGCGCTGATCGCGCTGGGCGCGCCGATCGAGGGGGCGGCGGGGGTCGGCTATATGCTGCGCCCCGGATTCTTCCTGCCGCCGCTGATGTTCACCGCCGACGAGCTGGAGGCGCTGGTGCTCGGCGCGCGCTGGGTCGAAGGGCGGCAGGACGGAGCACTGTCGCGCGCCGCGGGGGTGGCGCTCGCCAAGATCGCGGCGGCGAGCCCCGATCCGCTCAAGCAAAGGATCGACGAGGCGGGGCTGTGGCCGGTGAACAGCCGGTGGCGCGAGAGCAATGCGCCGTTGCTGGCAACGGTGCGCGATGCGATGCGCGCCGAAAAGACGCTGCACATCGACTATGCCGATGAGAGGGGCGCGGCGAGCGAACGCGCGATCTGGCCCGCGGCGCTCGCCTATTATGAGGAAAAGCAGATCATCGCGGCCTGGTGCCTGTTGCGCCAGGATTTCCGCAGCTTTCGCATCGACCGGATCGCGGCGGCGCGGATCGGCGACGAAGGCTTCGGGCGGCGGCGCGCGGTGCTGATGGCCGATTGGTGGCGGCATAGCGGACTGGACGCCGCCTCCTGA
- a CDS encoding GFA family protein, with product MLKTYHGSCHCGAVKFEADIDLDAGTGKCNCSICTKKRGWNAQIKPEAFRLLTDPAALSDYQFGSNSAHHVFCKTCGVAPFGHGYVEEIGGAYYSVSVASLDDLTPAEMTALPVTYMDGRNDNWWNPPEVTSHM from the coding sequence ATGCTCAAGACCTATCACGGCTCATGCCACTGCGGCGCCGTCAAGTTCGAGGCCGATATCGATCTCGATGCGGGGACGGGCAAATGCAATTGCTCGATCTGCACCAAGAAGCGCGGCTGGAACGCGCAGATCAAGCCCGAGGCGTTTCGCCTGCTGACCGATCCTGCGGCGCTGTCCGATTATCAATTCGGGTCGAACAGCGCGCATCATGTCTTTTGCAAGACGTGCGGGGTAGCGCCCTTCGGCCATGGCTATGTCGAAGAGATCGGCGGCGCTTATTATTCGGTTTCGGTCGCGAGCCTCGACGATCTGACGCCCGCCGAGATGACAGCATTGCCGGTGACGTACATGGACGGACGGAATGACAATTGGTGGAACCCGCCCGAGGTCACGTCTCACATGTGA
- a CDS encoding DMT family transporter, with protein sequence MTASNAPTFATIMLMTGVGIPILAALNGGLGTRLGAPMAASMILFGLAFLIATAGALMTGSVGQIRFTSDIPAQFYLGGLFVAFYVIAVTFIAPRFGVGNAIFFVLVGQLISAATIDHFGLFGAMRFPVDAKRIAGIALMVAGVWLARRA encoded by the coding sequence ATGACCGCCAGCAACGCCCCGACTTTCGCGACGATCATGCTCATGACCGGGGTCGGCATTCCGATCCTCGCCGCATTGAACGGCGGGCTCGGCACGCGGCTGGGTGCCCCGATGGCGGCGTCGATGATCCTCTTCGGCCTCGCATTCCTCATCGCCACCGCGGGTGCTCTGATGACCGGCTCGGTGGGGCAGATCCGCTTCACCTCGGATATCCCGGCCCAATTCTACCTTGGCGGATTGTTCGTCGCTTTCTACGTCATCGCAGTGACCTTCATCGCGCCGCGCTTCGGGGTCGGCAACGCGATCTTCTTCGTGCTCGTCGGCCAGCTGATCAGCGCCGCGACGATCGACCATTTCGGCCTGTTCGGCGCGATGCGCTTTCCCGTCGACGCCAAGCGCATCGCCGGTATCGCGCTGATGGTCGCGGGCGTCTGGCTCGCGCGCCGCGCCTGA
- a CDS encoding 2-hydroxymuconate tautomerase family protein — translation MPYVNIRITREGATPEQKAELIAGVTELLQRVLAKNPATTVVNIDELDFENWGIGGLPVLDYRAAQAAKEPDR, via the coding sequence GTGCCCTACGTCAATATCCGCATCACCCGCGAAGGCGCGACGCCCGAGCAAAAGGCCGAGCTGATCGCCGGCGTAACCGAATTGCTCCAGCGCGTCCTCGCCAAGAATCCGGCGACCACCGTCGTCAACATCGACGAGCTCGATTTCGAAAATTGGGGGATCGGCGGGCTGCCTGTCCTCGACTATCGTGCCGCGCAAGCTGCCAAGGAGCCCGACCGATGA
- a CDS encoding VOC family protein — protein MTTALTPKSLTGGAHHVGLAVRDVAEARDFFVEALGFTVAAERPDYPAIFVSDGTTLLTLWQVADPASATPFDRRANIGLHHLALAVADLDTLRTVFARVQQHPGAVIEFDPEPIREGATTHHFICAMPGGIRIEFATPFA, from the coding sequence ATGACGACAGCTTTGACCCCTAAATCCCTGACTGGGGGCGCCCATCACGTCGGGCTCGCCGTCCGCGACGTGGCCGAAGCGCGCGACTTTTTCGTCGAAGCCCTCGGTTTCACCGTCGCCGCCGAACGCCCCGACTATCCTGCGATATTCGTCTCCGACGGCACGACCTTGCTGACGCTATGGCAGGTCGCCGATCCCGCGAGCGCGACCCCGTTCGACCGCCGCGCCAACATCGGCCTCCACCATCTCGCGCTCGCCGTCGCAGATCTGGACACGCTGCGCACCGTCTTCGCGCGCGTGCAGCAGCACCCCGGCGCCGTCATCGAATTCGACCCCGAGCCGATCCGCGAAGGCGCGACGACACATCATTTCATCTGTGCGATGCCCGGTGGTATCCGGATCGAATTCGCCACCCCCTTCGCCTGA
- a CDS encoding pyridoxamine 5'-phosphate oxidase family protein: MAQNYRHTLFDDAVKALQEQHGSRASYAKMDAGADGTPDTLTPKEIAFIEERDSFYMASVNPEGWPYVQHRGGPAGFLKHIAGNRIGFADFRGNKQYISTANLAGNDRVSLFLMDYPNKERLKLVGHAQSVELADDPAAVTALMPEGYRATPERAFFIDVIGWEWNCSQHITPRFTEAEISAAIRPMADELGQLRAEIAALRADKEDR; the protein is encoded by the coding sequence ATGGCACAAAATTATCGGCACACATTGTTCGACGACGCGGTGAAGGCGCTGCAGGAACAGCATGGCTCGCGCGCCTCCTATGCCAAAATGGACGCGGGCGCCGACGGCACCCCTGACACGCTGACGCCGAAGGAAATCGCCTTCATCGAGGAACGCGACAGCTTCTATATGGCGAGCGTCAATCCCGAGGGCTGGCCCTATGTGCAGCATCGCGGCGGCCCCGCCGGGTTCCTCAAGCACATCGCCGGCAACCGCATCGGCTTCGCCGACTTTCGCGGCAACAAGCAATATATCAGCACCGCCAACCTCGCGGGCAACGACCGCGTCTCTTTGTTCCTGATGGACTATCCGAACAAGGAGCGGCTGAAACTCGTCGGTCATGCGCAAAGCGTCGAACTCGCCGACGATCCCGCCGCGGTCACCGCGCTGATGCCCGAGGGTTATCGCGCGACGCCCGAGCGCGCCTTCTTCATCGATGTCATCGGCTGGGAGTGGAATTGCTCGCAGCATATCACCCCGCGCTTCACCGAGGCCGAAATTTCCGCCGCGATCCGCCCGATGGCGGACGAACTGGGCCAGTTGCGCGCCGAAATCGCCGCGCTTCGTGCAGATAAGGAAGACCGATGA
- a CDS encoding LysR family transcriptional regulator, with the protein MDRLLTLEMFVAVASEGGFAAAARKLGSSPPAVTRGIAALEARLGTSLFHRSTRAVALTDAGAAFLEQARRILADLAGAERALRGAEAEPRGQLYLTAPVMFGRLHVLPVVGALMAQHRDLAVRMMLIDRDVRIVEEGIDVAVRIGPLADSGLKAVRIGWVRQMLVASPAYLARRGAPVRVADLAGHDLIAAMGPRAAGEWQFVSGRWRVDPRPRLVLNTVDGLLAAAEAGLGIANLLSYQVIKAVDAGRLISLLAAEQPAALPVHLLFEPSRAGLPAVRLFIAEMKARMRMAGLV; encoded by the coding sequence ATGGATCGGTTGCTCACGCTGGAAATGTTCGTCGCGGTGGCGAGCGAGGGCGGGTTCGCCGCGGCGGCGCGCAAGCTCGGCAGCTCGCCGCCCGCGGTAACGCGCGGGATTGCGGCGCTCGAGGCGCGACTGGGGACGAGCCTGTTCCACCGTTCGACGCGCGCGGTCGCGCTCACCGATGCGGGGGCGGCGTTTCTGGAGCAGGCGCGGCGGATCCTTGCCGACCTTGCGGGTGCCGAGCGTGCGCTGCGCGGCGCCGAGGCCGAGCCGCGCGGGCAGCTGTACCTGACCGCGCCGGTGATGTTCGGGCGGCTGCATGTGCTGCCGGTGGTGGGCGCGCTGATGGCGCAGCACCGCGATCTGGCGGTGCGCATGATGCTGATCGACCGCGATGTGCGCATCGTCGAGGAGGGGATCGACGTCGCGGTTCGCATCGGGCCGCTCGCCGATTCGGGATTGAAGGCGGTGCGGATCGGCTGGGTGCGGCAGATGCTGGTCGCGAGCCCCGCCTATCTGGCGCGGCGCGGGGCGCCGGTGCGCGTGGCCGATCTGGCGGGGCACGACCTGATCGCGGCGATGGGGCCGCGCGCGGCGGGCGAGTGGCAGTTCGTGTCGGGTCGCTGGCGGGTGGATCCGCGGCCGCGGCTGGTGCTCAACACGGTCGACGGCCTGCTCGCAGCGGCCGAGGCGGGATTGGGGATCGCCAATTTGCTGAGTTATCAGGTCATCAAGGCGGTCGATGCAGGGCGGCTGATTTCCTTGCTTGCCGCAGAACAACCGGCCGCGCTGCCGGTCCATCTGCTGTTCGAACCGTCGCGCGCGGGGTTGCCCGCGGTGCGGCTGTTTATTGCGGAAATGAAGGCGCGGATGCGGATGGCGGGGCTGGTTTGA
- a CDS encoding YaiI/YqxD family protein, whose translation MSTPVQILVDADACPVKDEIYRVAWRHEVAVKVVSNSRLRVPEHPLIDRIVVSDGFDAADDWIAEAATARSVVVTADILLADRALKAGATVLGPNGKPFTMASIGPAIATRAIMADLRSGMSDGMGGPPPFSKADRSSFLQALDSALVRLKRQV comes from the coding sequence ATGTCCACGCCTGTCCAGATCCTTGTCGATGCCGACGCCTGCCCGGTGAAGGACGAGATTTACCGCGTCGCGTGGCGGCACGAGGTGGCGGTGAAGGTCGTGAGCAACAGCCGGCTGCGCGTGCCCGAGCATCCGTTGATCGACAGAATCGTCGTTTCGGACGGCTTCGACGCGGCTGACGACTGGATCGCCGAGGCGGCAACGGCGCGGAGCGTCGTCGTCACCGCCGACATATTGCTCGCCGACCGCGCGCTGAAGGCGGGCGCGACTGTGCTCGGCCCCAACGGCAAACCCTTTACCATGGCGTCGATCGGCCCCGCGATCGCGACGCGCGCGATCATGGCCGACCTGCGTTCGGGAATGAGTGACGGGATGGGCGGGCCGCCGCCCTTTTCGAAGGCCGATCGCTCTTCATTCCTGCAGGCGCTCGATAGCGCGCTGGTCCGGCTCAAGCGCCAAGTGTAA
- a CDS encoding DUF427 domain-containing protein, whose amino-acid sequence MVQARWNGAVIADSEDTVVVEGNHYFPRDAVDPAVLSDSMTTSLCPWKGIAHYHHVAVGEQVNQDAAWYYPDPKDAAAAIKDRIAFWKGVEVG is encoded by the coding sequence ATGGTGCAGGCACGTTGGAACGGCGCGGTGATCGCCGACAGCGAAGACACGGTGGTCGTCGAGGGCAATCATTATTTTCCGCGCGATGCCGTTGACCCGGCCGTCCTTTCCGACAGCATGACGACGAGCCTGTGCCCGTGGAAGGGCATTGCGCATTATCATCATGTCGCCGTCGGTGAGCAGGTGAACCAGGACGCCGCCTGGTATTACCCCGACCCCAAGGACGCGGCGGCGGCGATCAAGGATCGCATCGCATTCTGGAAAGGCGTCGAGGTCGGCTGA